The region TGTAACCGGCTGATCTGATTAGAGGCTTTGGTGAACGTTTGGTGGCGATTGCAAATAACTGCCAAGCATATGGGGATGATGCAATAGCCCACGGTCTTGGGGTCGGTCCTTGTGCAGGAGTAAAGGAACAAGAACATCTGTAAGTAGGGGATCAGAAAAATAATCGTCCACAGCCAAAAAGGCAAAGACAGTAGTCGAGCtttcagggagtgtgtccacGTGGTCCCTTCTCGTGGCTCCTCGGGATGTTGCTGGACGTGTTCCAACGCTAGCCGGTTATAAGTGTCGTTGATTTCGAAAACATAGTAAAATGCCGCCGCGCTGGCTAGCAGGTACagccccactccaatccatcccATCCGCTGACGGAAGTTCATCATTCTCCATGCTCTGGGCCTTAAAAAAACACGAATACAGGTATTTAGGACGTTGTTGAGCTAGCTGGGGTGAATAAGCTACGCTGAGATCATTCACATGCCTTCTCTAAGAATCTCTGGCTTCCTGTACCGGCCACGCAGCTTCTACATCGCCTTCGGTCCCGCCCATGCAGTTATTAACTTAATCCCTTTACTCTTTAGATGCACTTAGATTGGCCGGGTCAttattctacagaaatgttcgggACACgtcgccccactcctcaaaaagtcCAACGGTCGCTCCCCCACCTCAaacaaatctcctcaccattggctttaaagtgctccatcacctttcctcctccaacctcccctcactactctcctactacaacccagtctgcacattttgctcctctaacaccaacctgctcattGTGCCTAGATCCCGTCTATATCCTGCTGGCTCTGGCCTgccacgctctccctcctcaagtctctgacagacaatgactctcccccccgcccccaacaccgttcctcttctcccactcccttctgcgtcaccctgactcgctccctctgttctcaccccctcccagccctgcagcacttacgtacacttCTGTAATTTGTTGAATTatgttaatgcccgtctccccatctCAAGACTgtaaagcccgttgtgggcagggaatgtgtctttttattgttttgctgccatctcccaagcgcttagtacagtgctttgcacacagtaagcgctcaataaatacgaccgaatgaatgcatTTAGTGTAGTTAGCTTGTTTCAGGGCCATTCCAGGATACTTTCAAACGATAGAGAACTTTTTCAGTGAAGCAGAATGGTCGTTCTACTCGGGGGGGGGTGGCAGTGTTCCTCTTTTTAGTAAAGGAGCCGATCACCCCAAGGACTTCTTTTAAAGTTCGTCAAATATGTAGGCTATGAAGACTGGGATCCTACAAGGCTCCCCTCCCCGCAAAATCCACACCGAGGTTTCAATCATCTTGAGGTTACAAGGCTGAAGgcgactgagcccgctgttgggtggggaccgtctctatatgttgtccacttgtacttcccaagcgctcagtacagtgctctgcacacagtaagcgctcaatacgattgaatgaatgaatgcagggctgatgtcccatatggagtcGGTCCCAGGCGCCCCACCCACACGCCAActcagcctgggagccccacgtgggacgataataataataataataattatggtatttgttaagcacctactgtgtgccagacactactaagcactggggtggatacaagcaaatcggattgaatACAGCCCCGGCCCtgcacagggctcgcagtcttatttcccattttacagatgaggtaactgaagcccagagcggccaagtgacttgcctaaagtcacacagcggacccgtggcggagccgggattagagcccacgaccttctgacttccatgcccgggCTCTCACACACCCCGATCGACTCCcaccttcccgagcgcttacaacagtgcttgacacccagtgagcgcttaagaagGACCGCAccggtacgagaagcagcgtagcttagtgtcAACAAAataaagcttgggagtcagaggtcgtgggttctaatcccagctccgccgctcaccggctgtgtgactttgggcgagtcccttcacttctctgggcctccattacctcacctgtaaaatcgggatgaagactgtgagccccatgggggacaatctaattacctcatTTCTaccagcttagaatagtgcttggcgcgttgtaagcgcttaagaaataccatcattatcactataactattattattacaactcagcGACCCTCACCTCAACCCGgcgaccttgtatcttcccccatcgctgacaacagtgcctggcacacagtaggcgcttaaccaaccccatcatcaccattattattattcattcattcaatggtatttattgaacgcttactgtgtgcagagcactggactaaaagcttgggaagcccaaatcggcaacagagacggaccttacccaccaacgggctcccggtctactATTATTACGGAGtcgtccatccccattttacaggggcccagagaagtgaagtgactcgtccaaagccatccagctgacaagcggcggagccgggattcgaacccatgacctctgactccaaagcccgggctcttcaagCTAGTAAACATAGTGgatcagcctggcctagcggaaagacctggaccctaatcccatctccgccacttgcccgctgtgtgaccttgggcgagacacttaacttctgtgttcctcagtttccccatctgtaaaatgagaatgtaaTGTTATccccatgtaaaatggggataaaatacctgtctccctccctcttcgacttgtccccctccctcttcgACTTGTCCCCATATGAGAAAGGGATtgtatcccagagctcagtaaagtgctcactccttcctaccttacctcgccgaTCATCTACTATAGCctagcctgtacactttgcttctctagctcCAACTTGTTCAGTTTGTCCTGATCTTgtccccccaatcttaccccctctccatccccccatcttacctccttccctcccccacagcacctgtctatatgtatatatgtttgtacatatttattactctatttatttatttattttacttgtgcgtatctattctatttattttattttgttagcgtgtttggttttgttctctgtctcccccttttagactgtgagcccgctgttgggtagggactgtctctatgtgttgccaatttgtacttcccaagcgcttagtacggtgctctgtacacagtaagcgctcaataaatacgattgatgatgatgatcttgtctctcttgcttctgactcctttcccatatcctccccaggcctggaactccctccccaaccatatatgccagaccatcactctccccacctccagaaccttattaaggtcacaactactccaagaagccttccctgattgagcccttttattccctgccctctctcctttctgctttgtctatgcacttggatctatgacctatggatgtttgatattcaccccaccctcaaccctgctgcacttatgtacacttaacttctctgtgcctgttacctcatctgtaaaatggggattaagactgtgagccccccgtgggacaacctgatcgctttgtaatctccccagtgcttagaaaagtgctctgcacatagtaagcgcttaataaatgccatcactattattatgattatttccgctgagccacgctgcttccctgagcctcccaggcggattcattcattcattcaatcgtatttattgagcgcttactgtgggcagagcactgtactaagcgctcgggaagtccaagttggcaacatatagagacggcccctacccaacagcgggctcacagtctagacgggggagacagacaacaaaacatattaacaaaataaaatgaatagaataactatatgtacaaataaaatagagtaataaatacgtacaaacacatataaagGTATTATACAGGTTTACTAATcgctgactatgtgcgaagcattcattcattcattcaatcgtatttattgagcacttactgtgtgcagagcactgtactaagctcttgggaagtccaagtcagcaacatatagagacggtccctacccaacaatgggctcacagtctagaagggggagatagagaacaaaaccaaacatattgacaaaataaagtaaatagaatagatacgtagaagtaaaataaatcaatagagtaataaatacgtacaaacatatatacaggtgctgtggggaagggaaggaggtaaggcggggcgggatggagagggggagaggaatcaatcgtatttattgagcgcttacggtgtactgagcgcttgagaagtccaagttggcaacatctagagacggtccctacccaaagtgggctcacagtctagaagggggagacagacaacaaaaccaaacatattaacaaaataaaataaatagaatagataggtacaagtaaaataaacagagtaacaaatacgtacaaacatatatacaggtgctgtggggaagggaaggaggtaaggcgggggggagggggagggggaggagggggagaggaatcaatcgtatttattgagcaatcactgtgtgcagagcactgtactaagcgctcgggaggtacaagttggcaacatgtagagccggtccctacccaacagtgggctcacagtctagaagggggagacagagaacaaaaccaaacatactaacaagataaaataaatagaatagatatgtacaagtaaaataaataaataagtagagtaatagatatgtataaacatttatacaggttcactggggaagggaagaaggacaagttggcaacatctagagacggtccctacccaacagtgggctcacggtctaaaagaagggggggggggcagacaacaaaagcaaagatactagcaaaataaaatagagtaaatatgtacaaataaaatggagtaataagttcgtaaaacatatatacaggtgctgcggggaagggaaggaggtagggggagggggaggaggagagggctcagtctgggaaggcctcctggaggaggtgagctctcagtagggccttgagcccgctgttgggcagggaccgcctctctatgtggccaacttgtccttcccgagcgcttagcacagagctccgcacacagtaagcgctcactaaatacgattgattgaatgaatttgttactctatttgtacatatttattctatttattttattttgtttatatgttctgttttgttgtctgtctcccccttctagactgtgagcccgctgttgggtagggactgtctctatatgttgccaacttgtccttcccgagcgcttagtacagtgctctgcacacagtaagcgctcaataaacacgattgaatgaatgaatgaatgaatgaatgacggcccggggcgggggggggtcggGCGGGGGCGCGCGCTTCGGGGGCGGGGGTCACGTGACCGGGCCCCGCTTGGCGGCGGCGTTGGCGCCGggctccctcccgccccctgccggcgggaGGCTCACCTTTCTCAGGCGGAGAAGACGGCGTCAGCCagcggcccggcccccgccggccccccccagccccgtccctccggggacaaggaggagcaggagcaggaggagccgcCGCTGGGCTCGGGCTCGGGCTCGGGCTCGGCCCCGGCCATGGCCGGCCCCGGCTCCCCTCAGCCCGCTTCGCAGCGCCGCCGCGGCGGCCGGAAGTGCCCGCCGACTTCCGGGACGGGGGACACTTCCGGGGCCGGAGGGCCGCACTTCCGGGGACCGCGGCACGCACTTCCGGCGGGAGGGGGCGCGCGAGAGGGAGGggcacagctgctgctgctgctcgttcattcattcagtcagttagtcattcattcattcagtcgtatttattgagcgtttactgtgtgaggagcactggactcctccttcccttccccacagcacctgtctatatgtatacatgtttggacagatttattactctatttatttattttatttgtacgtatatttgtatatatgtttgtacatatttattactctatttatttattttatttgtacatatatttgtatatatgtttgtacatatttattactctatttatttatttcatttgtacagatctattctatttatttgattagtatgtttggttttgttctctgtctcccccttttagactgtgagcccactgttgggtagggactgtctctattttatttgtacatatatttgtatatatgttttacatatttgttactctatttatttatttattccatttgtacatatctattctattttattttgttagtgtgtttggttttgttctctgtctcacacttttagactgtgagcccactgttgggtagggactgtctctattttatttgtacatatatttgtatatatgtttgtacatatttattactctatttatttcatttgtacctatctattctatttattttattttgtcagtatgtttggttttgttctcggtctcccccttttagactgtgagcccactgttgttgggtagggactgtctctattttatttgtacatatatttgtatatatgtttgtacatatttattactctatttatttcatttgtacctatctattctatttattttattttgttagtgtgtttggttttgttctctgtctcacacttttagactgtgagcccactgttgggtagggactgtctctattttatttgtacatatatttgtatatatgttttacatatttgttactctatttatttatttatttattccatttgtacatatctattctattttattttgttagtgtgtttggttttgttctctgtctcacacttttagactgtgagcccactgttgggtagggactgtctctattttatttgtacatatatttgtatatatgtttgtacatatttattactctatttcatttgtacctatctattctatttattttattttgtcagtatgtttggttttgttctctgtctcccccttttagactgtgagcccgctgttgggtagggactgtctctattttatttgtacatatatttgtatatatgtttgtacatatttattactctatttatttatttatttcatttgtacatatctattctatttattttattttgtcagtatgtttggttttgttctctgtctcccccttttagactgtgagcccactgttgttgggtagggactgtctctattttatttgtacatatatttgtatatatgtttgtacatatttattactctatttatttcatttgtacctatctattctatttattttattttgttagtgtgtttggttttgttctctgtctcacacttttagactgtgagcccactgttgggtagggactgtctctattttatttgtacatatatttgtatatatgtttgtacatattcattactctatttatttatttatttatttcatttgtacatatctattctatttatttgattagtatgtttggttttgttctctgtctcccccttttagactgtgagcccactgttgggtagggactgtctctattttatttgtacatatatttgtatatatgtttgtacatatttattactctatttatttatttatttcatttgtacctatctattccatttatttattttgttagtatgtttggttttgttctctgtctcccccttttagactgtgagcccactgttgggtagggactgtctctattttatttgtacatatatttgtatatatgtttttacatatttattactctatttatttatttcatttgtacatatctattctatttattttgttagtatgtttggttttgttctctgtctcccccttttagactgtgaacccactgttgcatagggactgtctctattttatttgtacatatatttgtatatatgtttgtgcatatttattactctatttatttatttatttatttatttatttcatttgtacctatctattctatttattttattttgtcagtatgtttggttttgttctctgtctcacgcttttagactgtgagcccactgttgttgggtagggactgtctctattttatttgtacatatatttgtatat is a window of Tachyglossus aculeatus isolate mTacAcu1 chromosome 1, mTacAcu1.pri, whole genome shotgun sequence DNA encoding:
- the TMEM251 gene encoding transmembrane protein 251, which produces MMNFRQRMGWIGVGLYLLASAAAFYYVFEINDTYNRLALEHVQQHPEEPREGTTWTHSLKARLLSLPFWLWTIIFLIPYLQMFLFLYSCTRTDPKTVGYCIIPICLAVICNRHQTFTKASNQISRLQLIDT